The Synechococcus sp. M16.1 genome includes the window AGGCCAATCTTTCACCCTACAGAGACGGCATAAAGCCGCTGGAAAACCGAAATTCTTTCGGGGCGAGACTAATAAGTCTCAACTGAGACGGCCAGGGCGAGTTCAGTTGTTCCCTCGCCATGCTCGAGCTCGTCGCCAGCCTTGTGGTCGACCTCTCCGACCAACGCCTGACCGTCTACAACAGCGATCAGGAGGTGGTTCGCGTGATTCCGGTCAGTACCGGCAAAGCCTCAACGCCAACACCGATCTTCAACAGCAAGGTTTATACGAAGTACCGATCCACCACGATGTATGGACGCACCTACACCGTTCCCGGGGTGCCGTTCACGATGTGTGTGAGCGCGAACGAGTCCATCTGCCTCCACGCCGCCCCCTGGCAGGAGAACGCCGGGAAACCCTTCGGCGTGCCCCGCAGCCATGGCTGTGTGCGCATGCCGCTGAACCACGCCCGTTGGCTGTTCCACAACACCCCGAAAGGCACACCCATCACGATTCAGGCCTGAGTTAGGCCACCAGATCACTTCACCGGCAGATCGCCGGGGTGCCCCTGCACCGGATCGGTAGGAGGGGGAAGCTCAGGGCCCAGGGGCCCCTGCTCCGGCAGGGGCTCGCTCCGCTGGGCCAGCCAGGCCAACAGCCAGTTCACGGCGGTGGCCCGTCGGGTTCGGCGGGGGTACAACTCACCGATGCGGTACCCCGCGAAATTGAGCTGTTGTTTGAGCAGCTGTTTGTGTTCCTTGGGAACCGAGCGGGTTAAACGAACCGACGCCGGACGCTCCGCGATCAGCTCGGGAGCCTTAGGGAAAGCATCGGCCCATTCGGGGGGTGTGTCGGGACCGGCGCACCACTGCGGTTCAGCAGGCTGATAGCCCAGACGTTCCCAGATCCTTTCGCAGACAAAGCGATCGCTGCAGCGGTCCTCGAGGATCTGCAACAGCAACGAACGACTGAGCGGCCAGGGCATGTCGGTTGCGTTGTGCAGCATGGACCCATGATTGCTTCACCCCCTCTGCAGCTTCCCGGCAATGGAACCGCGCGTCAGCTGCGCTGCCGCGTGTTGCAGTCGCCGCTGGCAGGGGTGAGCGATCGAATCTTCCGCGGCCTGGTGCGGCGCTGGGCGCCCGACGCGCTGCTGTTCACCGAAATGGTGAACGCCACCAGCCTCGAGATGGGGCATGGACTCTGCAAGGTGGAGTCGCTCGCCGAGGAATCCGGCCCCATCGGCGTGCAACTGTTCGACCATCGCCCCCAGGCCATGGCTGATGCGGCACGACGGGCCGAAGCCAGTGGTGCCTTCCTGATCGACATCAACATGGGTTGCCCTGTTCGCAAGATCGCCCGCAAGGGGGGTGGTTCCGGCTTGATCCGTGATCCCGAGCTGGCCATCAAGATCGTGGAAGCGGTGGCAGACGCCGTGGCCGTGCCCGTCACGGTGAAGACACGCCTGGGTTGGTGTGGCAGTGATGCCGATCCCGTGCACTGGTGCCAACAGCTGGAACAAGCCGGTGCACAACTGCTCACGCTGCATGGACGCACCCGCGAACAGGGCTTCAAGGGCGCTGCGGACTGGAGCGCGATAACTAACGTCCGAAAAGCCCTCACGATCCCCCTGATCGCGAACGGCGACATCAACAGCCCCGATGATGCCCTGCGCTGCCTGGATCAGACCGGCGCAGCGGGAGTGATGGTGGGCCGAGGCACGATGGGAGCTCCATGGCTGGTGGGACAGATCGACGCCGCCTTGGCCGGTCGTGCAATCCCCGCCACACCCAACCCGTCAGCACGGCTTGCACTGGCC containing:
- a CDS encoding DUF1823 family protein, giving the protein MLHNATDMPWPLSRSLLLQILEDRCSDRFVCERIWERLGYQPAEPQWCAGPDTPPEWADAFPKAPELIAERPASVRLTRSVPKEHKQLLKQQLNFAGYRIGELYPRRTRRATAVNWLLAWLAQRSEPLPEQGPLGPELPPPTDPVQGHPGDLPVK
- a CDS encoding L,D-transpeptidase, with product MLELVASLVVDLSDQRLTVYNSDQEVVRVIPVSTGKASTPTPIFNSKVYTKYRSTTMYGRTYTVPGVPFTMCVSANESICLHAAPWQENAGKPFGVPRSHGCVRMPLNHARWLFHNTPKGTPITIQA
- the dusB gene encoding tRNA dihydrouridine synthase DusB — its product is MIASPPLQLPGNGTARQLRCRVLQSPLAGVSDRIFRGLVRRWAPDALLFTEMVNATSLEMGHGLCKVESLAEESGPIGVQLFDHRPQAMADAARRAEASGAFLIDINMGCPVRKIARKGGGSGLIRDPELAIKIVEAVADAVAVPVTVKTRLGWCGSDADPVHWCQQLEQAGAQLLTLHGRTREQGFKGAADWSAITNVRKALTIPLIANGDINSPDDALRCLDQTGAAGVMVGRGTMGAPWLVGQIDAALAGRAIPATPNPSARLALARDQLDGLVEDRGDHGLLIARKHMGWTCTGFPGASRLRHALMRAPTPALARELLTQQIDALAASAA